Within Acidaminococcus timonensis, the genomic segment CATCCCTACGCCCGTCCCTGCCATGCACAGCAGCATGGTGGACAGGACCAGGCGGAGCCAGCTGCTTTTTTTCATTTTTTATTCTCCTCTGCCAGTTTGGCCTTGTAGAACCGCAGCTTGCCGCCAGCCAGCAGGATTTCCACTTCCTGGTCCGTCAGTTCCAGTTTCACTGTGAAACGGGTCCCTTTGCTCAGGTTCTGGATTTCAATGGTTTTGTTCTTCATCTGGTCCCGCAGGTTGTCGATATGGAAAGTATCATCCAGGTCGATGCCATCGTAGGCCGCCTTGTCCACGAACACGGCCGGGATCACCCCGTGGTTGATCAGGTTTCCCTTATGGATGCGGGCGAAACTCTTTGCAATGACCATTTTCACGCCCAGATACATGGGGGTGATGGCCGCATGTTCCCGGCTGGAACCCTGGCCGTAGTTCTCGCCGCCCACGATGAAGCTCTTGCCGTCCTTCTGGGCCCGTTTGGCAAAGTCCGGATCATACCGGCAGAAGGCATACTGGGCCATGGCCGGCATATTGCTCCGCATGGAGGAGAACTGGGCGCTGGCCGGCGTGATATCGTCGGTGGAGACGTTGTCCCGGGCCTTCAGGCTGACCTTGGCTTCCAGAATCTCTTCCGGAGGATCGGCCACCGGCAGGGGTTTGATGTTGGGTCCCCGGACGATCTGGATATCCCGGCCGTCTTCCGGCGGCAGCAGGAACAGGTTGTCGTTGATGGGATAGATTTCCGGTTCCTTCACTGTACCCAGCACGCTTACATCGTCCATCACTTCCTGGGGCAGGGCCAGCCGCCCCTTGATGGCCGTGGCCGCCGCCACTTCCGGGCTCACCAGATACAGACTGGCATCCGCCGTAGAGCTGCGTCCCTTGAAGTTCCGGTTGCTGGTCCGTACGGAAATCCCCTTGCTGGAAGGGGCGATGCCGATGCCGCAGCAGGGGCCGCAGGCAAATTCCGTGATCCGGGCTCCGGCGTTCAGCAGGTCGGCCACCACCCCATCCTGGAGCAGCTGCAGGTAGATCTGCCGGGAGCTGATACCCAGCACCAGGCTCACATCCGGATTGATCTTATGGCCTTTCAGCACCAGGGCCACCTTCTTGAAATCGCTGTAGGAGCCGTTGGTACAACTGCCGATGAACACCTGCTGGACCGGCACCTTGGGCACATCGGCCACCTTCATCACATTGTCCGGCATATGGGGGCAGGCCACCAGGGGTTCCAGCGCATCCAGATCCAGGTTGATCTCTTCGTCATAGGAACAGCCGGCATCGGGCAGCCATTCGGTATAGTCCTGCTCCCGGTCCTGGGCCTTCAGGAAGTTCCGCACCTGTTCATCCGCCGGGAACACGGAGGTGGTGGCTCCCATTTCTGCTCCCATGTTGGCAATGGTCAGCCGTTCGGGGATGGACAGCGTCTCCACGCCCTCGCCCACATATTCGTAGACCTTCCCCACGCCGCCCTTCACCGTATTCCGGCGCAGCATTTCCAGGATGATGTCTTTGGCAGCCGTGCCCGGACGCAGATGGCCTTTCAGGTTCACCTTCACCACCTTGGGCATCTTCAGTACATAGGGGAACCCGGCCAGGGCCACGGCGATATCCATGCCGCCCACCCCGATGGCCAGCATGCCCAGGGCTCCGCAGCTGGGGGTATGGCTGTCGCCGCCCAAAAGCAAGGCACCCGGTTTGCCGAAGCGGCTGCACTGGAGGGCATGGCAGATGCCGTTGCCGGCTTTGGACAGGATCAGTCCGTATTTCTGGGCAATGGATTGCAGGTAGATGTGGTCATCCGGAGTCTTGTTGTCAATCTGCAGCAGATTGTGATCGATGTAGCTCACGGACAGTTTCGTCCGTACCCGGTTCAGATCCAGAGCTTCAAAAGCCAGGTAGGCCATCACCGCATTGATATCGTGGGTCAGGGTCTGATCCACCGTCACCTTGATTTCCTGTCCGGGGACCAGCTCCGCAGGTTCTGCCAGATGGGCCGCAAACAGTTTTTGTGTCAGATTCATTGCCATGGTCATTCTCTCCTCTTCCCTCTTGGAATCATTTTCATAATTGCCGTGATATTTCGCGCAATTCAATCTTCTTTATGCTCATAGGGTACCACAGCCCTTGCCGTTTGTATAATATTAGATTATAATTGACTTATAATATAAAATTATAAGGAGGATACACCATGGATTCCCGGGATCTGGAATATGTGCTGACCATTGCCCGCACCAGCAGCTTTTCTCAGGCCGCCCGGCAGCTGTTCATCAGCCAGCCGGCCCTGAGCCAGTATGTCAAACGGCTGGAGCAGAATCTGAACGTGACCCTGTTCTACCGCAGCCGCAGTCGGGTAGAACTTTCCCCGGCGGGGATGTTTTACGTAAAACAGGGGGAGGCCATCCTGAAGGCCATGCAGGAACTGGAACAGACCATGCGCCACTGGCAGCAGAAAGAGACGAAGCAGCTGAGCATCGGAGTGTCCCAGTTCTACGGCAAATGGTTCCTCACCCCCTACCTGCAGGACATCCGGCAGCAACTGCCCAGCTGGCAGATCCGGATCGTGGATGGGGAATCTCACAATCTGGAAGTCCTGATGCTCCAGGGAAAGCTGGATTTTGCCATTTTTCCGGCCCCCACCACCCATAAGGAAATCACCTTCTTATCCCTGGGGGATGAAGAGATCCTGTTTGCCTTCAGCGAAGAAAACCGGGAAGCCATGGACCTGCTGCCCCGGGCCCTGACCCCCAAAGGCATCGATTTGGCACTGTACCGGCACTTTCCCTTCGTCCTGCCCCGGGAAGGGCTGAAGATGCACAAAGCGGCTCTGAAGATCTGCCGCCAGTTCGGCTTCCAGCCCCAGTCCGTCTATTCCTCCGAAAATCTGGATACGGTGTATTCCCTGGTAAACCACAATTACGGGGTGGGGTTCCTGCCCGATGTGATTGCCAAAAACTACGACCCCCGCACGAACCATGTGCGCTTCTTCCATCTGAAGAGCCGGTACAACCATCGGGCCGTGGGCCTGGCCTACCGGGAAGGGGCCCCGCTCCAGGATCTGGCCTCCAAACTGTATCAGGCCATAAAAAAATAGAGGGTGTGAAAAAGCATTTTTTCACACCCCCTTTTTATCTTATGCCCGTACCACGGAGATCCGCTGCTGTACGTGCTTGCCGCTTTCGATTTCGTCCACCAGGGCGATGGCATAGTCCGCATAGGAGATGATGGATTCTCCCCGGCTGTTCAGCTGGAATTCTTCCCCGCCCAACAGGTATTTGCCGGTCCGTTCCCCTTCCGCCTGGAAATCGGCTGCCGGGCTGAGGTAGGTCCATTTCACGTTTTCCGTGGCCCTCAGTTCGGCAAGGGCCAGCCCATGGGCAGCGCTGACACCCTTGAAGGCGAACGGGAAGTCAGGCCCCAGTTCCACGGTGGAAGTGTGTTCCTTGTTGGTGAACAGGCTGCCGGCACCACCGACCACCACCAGACGGGTGTCCGTCCCTTTCACCAGGTCGGCCAGATCGATGGCAGCCTTGGGGATCACATACAGGGTTTCCAGGCTCCAGGCCCCGGCAGCGTCCACCACCACATCGAACCCTTTCAGGTCCTCAGCGGTCAGTTCGAACAGGTCTTTCTTGTGATATTCCTTTGCCTGGGTGTCATTTTCAGCATGACGGCCGAAGGCCACCACTTCATGGCCCCGACGCACTGCCTCTGCGATGACTTCTTTGGCTACCCGGCCGTTGGCTGCTACTACTGCGATTTTCATAATGATTTTTCCTCTCTGAAGGGGATTGCCCTTCCACACGGTTTTTGTAATAAAGTTAATTACATCTTACGAGATATACTATAGCCGGTCTTTGCTTAGTTATCAATATATTTATTACATCTTAAAAAAAAACACCTCTTTTAAAAGAAATGAGCCGAAGGCGAATTTCTTCCTTCGACTCATGGCTCACAGCTCAAGGCTCATGGCTGGTTATCCCCACACAAACCCGGTCATGGCCATGGACCCCAGATTGCAGACTTTGTTGAACAGGGTGGCCTTGTCACCCTGGGCGGCCCCCAGGCACACCAGGAGCGGCAGATAATGATCCGGCGTGGGCACTGCATAGGCCGCATCCGGATGGCTGCTGAAACCGATGACCCTGTCCGTATCATTTTTCAGCACGCCATCGATGATGTAGTCGTTGAACCGCAGGGTGGCCGGCGAACCGCCCTTGTTGTCCCATTCTACGGCCCGCAGGTTGTGGACCACGTTGCCGCTACCCACAATCAGGTACCCCTGTTCCCGCAGGGCTGCCAGCTTCTCACCAATGGCATACTCCTCTGCATAGGAAATATCCCCGTCCACGGACAACTGTACCACCTGTGAATGCTAATATAAAAGTGAGCCATTTAAGATCTAAATGCTCATGAAAAAGTGAGCCACTCTGAAACAAGTTCCCCTATACTAGAGTCAGTAATTTGATTCTAAGGGGATTGATGTTAGGATGGTCATCACTATGAAAGATTATGGTCAAATTCGCCAGATGTACATTCGCGATGGAAAATCTATCCGCCAGATTGCCAGAGAAATGCATATCTCCCGTAATACTGTGGCCAAGTATTGCAAAGGAAATGCACTCCCGGGCATC encodes:
- a CDS encoding aconitate hydratase, producing MAMNLTQKLFAAHLAEPAELVPGQEIKVTVDQTLTHDINAVMAYLAFEALDLNRVRTKLSVSYIDHNLLQIDNKTPDDHIYLQSIAQKYGLILSKAGNGICHALQCSRFGKPGALLLGGDSHTPSCGALGMLAIGVGGMDIAVALAGFPYVLKMPKVVKVNLKGHLRPGTAAKDIILEMLRRNTVKGGVGKVYEYVGEGVETLSIPERLTIANMGAEMGATTSVFPADEQVRNFLKAQDREQDYTEWLPDAGCSYDEEINLDLDALEPLVACPHMPDNVMKVADVPKVPVQQVFIGSCTNGSYSDFKKVALVLKGHKINPDVSLVLGISSRQIYLQLLQDGVVADLLNAGARITEFACGPCCGIGIAPSSKGISVRTSNRNFKGRSSTADASLYLVSPEVAAATAIKGRLALPQEVMDDVSVLGTVKEPEIYPINDNLFLLPPEDGRDIQIVRGPNIKPLPVADPPEEILEAKVSLKARDNVSTDDITPASAQFSSMRSNMPAMAQYAFCRYDPDFAKRAQKDGKSFIVGGENYGQGSSREHAAITPMYLGVKMVIAKSFARIHKGNLINHGVIPAVFVDKAAYDGIDLDDTFHIDNLRDQMKNKTIEIQNLSKGTRFTVKLELTDQEVEILLAGGKLRFYKAKLAEENKK
- a CDS encoding LysR family transcriptional regulator, with product MDSRDLEYVLTIARTSSFSQAARQLFISQPALSQYVKRLEQNLNVTLFYRSRSRVELSPAGMFYVKQGEAILKAMQELEQTMRHWQQKETKQLSIGVSQFYGKWFLTPYLQDIRQQLPSWQIRIVDGESHNLEVLMLQGKLDFAIFPAPTTHKEITFLSLGDEEILFAFSEENREAMDLLPRALTPKGIDLALYRHFPFVLPREGLKMHKAALKICRQFGFQPQSVYSSENLDTVYSLVNHNYGVGFLPDVIAKNYDPRTNHVRFFHLKSRYNHRAVGLAYREGAPLQDLASKLYQAIKK
- a CDS encoding NAD(P)-dependent oxidoreductase, which encodes MKIAVVAANGRVAKEVIAEAVRRGHEVVAFGRHAENDTQAKEYHKKDLFELTAEDLKGFDVVVDAAGAWSLETLYVIPKAAIDLADLVKGTDTRLVVVGGAGSLFTNKEHTSTVELGPDFPFAFKGVSAAHGLALAELRATENVKWTYLSPAADFQAEGERTGKYLLGGEEFQLNSRGESIISYADYAIALVDEIESGKHVQQRISVVRA
- a CDS encoding DODA-type extradiol aromatic ring-opening family dioxygenase, which produces MDGDISYAEEYAIGEKLAALREQGYLIVGSGNVVHNLRAVEWDNKGGSPATLRFNDYIIDGVLKNDTDRVIGFSSHPDAAYAVPTPDHYLPLLVCLGAAQGDKATLFNKVCNLGSMAMTGFVWG